In Fusarium musae strain F31 chromosome 7, whole genome shotgun sequence, a single window of DNA contains:
- a CDS encoding hypothetical protein (EggNog:ENOG41), with protein MASFMRMKAATGLSGLSRVALSRASLTHSAILCQRDPQRRLFSNSSIFNGSYIVSVPPMAESITEGTLASLPKKVGEAVEQDEEIASIETDKIDVLVNASEPGAIAEYFAEEGDTVVVGQDLARIVTGEDAGSVKKSESEESKPKEEPKKEESKPAEQPKAEEKQAAPSEAPKPSKPAESKPAPKESKPSPPVQGSSSGPSRGERVEKMTRMRKTIAARLKQSQNTCASLTTIQEVDMTNIIAWRAKYKEEVAEEHGVRLGYMGAFTKATTLAAQKVPQINAMIDTEKEIITYRDYVDVSIAVSAPKGLVTPVLRNTHELSIVELEREVASAAKKARDGKLTMEDMEGGSFSISNPGIFGSMFGTPVINYPQAAVFNMNGIRQEVVAIKGEAVIRPMMYISLTYDHRLIDGREAVTFLNTVKKYIEDPSRMLLV; from the exons atggcttcatTCATGCGCATGAAGGCCGCAACAGGCCTCTCCGGCCTATCACGCGTCGCCCTCTCCCGCGCCAGCCTCACACACAGCGCCATCCTGTGCCAGCGCGATCCCCAACGACGACTCTTCAGCAACTCCAGCATCTTCAATGGCTCGTACATCGTCTCCGTGCCGCCCATGGCAGAGTCCATCACCGAGGGAACACTAGCCAGCTTGCCCAAGAAGGTCGGCGAGGCGGTTGAGCAGGATGAGGAGATCGCGAGCATTGAGACGGACAAGATTGATGTTCTTGTTAATGCTAGTGAGCCTGGTGCTATTGCTGAGTACTTTGCTGAGGAGGGCGAcactgttgttgttggacaGGACCTTGCGCGTATTGTGACGGGTGAGGATGCGGGTTCTGTTAAGAAGAGTGAGAGCGAGGAGTCAAAACCTAAGGAGGAGCCTAAGAAGGAGGAGTCAAAGCCTGCTGAGCAACCCAAGGCCGAGGAGAAACAAGCTGCTCCTTCTGAAGCTCCCAAGCCTTCAAAGCCAGCTGAGTCGAAGCCTGCGCCCAAGGAGTCTAAGCCCAGCCCTCCCGTCCAAGGATCATCAAGCGGTCCCTCCCGCGGCGAGCGAGTC GAGAAAATGACACGCATGCGCAAGACCATCGCCGCACGCCTCAAGCAGTCCCAAAACACATGCGCATCCCTAACAACCATCCAAGAAGTCGACAtgaccaacatcatcgccTGGCGCGCCAAGTACAAGGAAGAAGTCGCGGAAGAGCACGGCGTTCGCCTCGGTTACATGGGCGCCTTCACAAAGGCTACTACACTCGCTGCGCAAAAGGTTCCCCAGATCAACGCCATGATCGACAcggagaaggagatcatcACGTATCGCGATTATGTCGATGTGAGCATTGCTGTTTCGGCGCCTAAGGGTTTGGTTACGCCTGTGTTGAGAAATACACATGAGTTGAGCATTGTTGAGTTGGAGAGGGAGGTTGCTTCTGCTGCTAAAAAG GCTCGTGATGGTAAGCTTACTATGGAGGACATGGAGGGCGGAAGCTTCTCCATCAGCAACCCCGGTATCTTTGGCTCCATGTTTGGAACTCCTGTTATCAACTACCCCCAGGCCGCTGTGTTCAACATGAACGGTATTCGTCAAGAAGTCGTCGCCATCAAGGGTGAGGCCGTCATCCGACCT ATGATGTACATCAGCTTGACCTACGACCACCGCCTCATTGATGGTAGAGAGGCTGTCACTTTTTTGAACACTGTCAAGAAGTATATTGAGGATCCTTCGCGCATGCTCCTTGTCTAA
- the LYS4 gene encoding mitochondrial Homoaconitase (EggNog:ENOG41): MVAFRRAVALNAVAVARLQSRTLLSRSRSLAIATQHRAYTSPSARRQYAFHTQLENSSTPNPSAFQYQKAPVVENPQTLVEKIAQKHAVGLPQGKKIKAGDYITLNPAKIMSHDNTAAIHKKFAGLGASKIHDRHQLVLTIDHDVGNRTEANLRKYASIREFGEKHGIVNFPAGRGIGHQIMIEEGFAWPETVSVASDSHSNMYGGVGCLGTAVVRTDAAAIWATGKTWWQVPPVAKVTFTGILPPGVTGKDVIIALCGLFRDDQVLNHAIEFAGGESLTVDERLTISNMTTEWGALAGVFPVDDVLISWYRAKATTNAMFNGSSKDRINHKRIDELEQNRMSADPGAKYAKELYLNLSTLSPIVSGPNSVKVATPLNKLEAENIPVNKAYLVSCTNSRASDIAAAARVFREAAKEGKPAKVAPGVEFYISAASVPEQKIAEEAGDWQVLVEAGAIPMISGCAQCIGLGKGLLEPGEVGISASNRNFKGRMGSTSAKAYLSSPEIVAASALQGKIAGPGWYQKPEGVEKVIIGEGSGNFVADKALSIEDALDKIINEADALIAAAEKSEGTAEEASPAASEEESLTEILPGFPEKVEGEIVFCDSDNINTDGIYPGKYTYEDNISTEKMAEVCMENYDTEFGKIAQPGDILVTGFNFGCGSSREQAATAILAKKIPLVVSGSFGNIFSRNSINNALMGVEVPRLVERLRETYKNDTEKPLTRRTGWKFVWDVRRSKVVVTEKDGKQWEQKVGELPANVQEIIAKGGLEKWVKSKIEA, from the exons ATGGTTGCTTTT AGGAGAGCAGTTGCTCTCAATGCCGTTGCGGTCGCGCGGCTTCAATCTCGAACCTTGTTATCCCGCTCTCGATCCCTCGCCATCGCCACACAACACCGCGCCTACACGTCGCCGAGTGCCCGACGCCAATATGCTTTCCATACTCAACTCGAGAACTCGTCTACTCCTAACCCTTCGGCCTTCCAGTACCAGAAGGCGCCCGTGGTAGAGAATCCTCAGACTCTCGTAGAGAAAATCGCCCAAAAACACGCCGTCGGGCTCCCTCaaggcaagaagatcaaggccggCGACTACATCACACTAAATCCGGCAAAAATTATGAGTCACGACAACACAGCCGCCATCCATAAGAAGTTCGCGGGCCTAGGAGCCTCAAAGATCCATGATAGACATCAACTTG TGCTAACAATCGATCATGACGTGGGTAATCGCACAGAGGCCAATCTTCGAAAGTACGCCTCGATTCGTGAATTCGGCGAGAAGCATGGGATTGTAAACTTTCCTGCCGGAAGGGGAATTGGACACCAGATTATGATCGAAGAGG GATTTGCTTGGCCAGAGACAGTTTCCGTGGCCTCAGATTCTCATTCCAATATGTACGGAG GTGTGGGATGTCTGGGCACTGCTGTTGTTCGAACAGACGCAGCCGCAATCTGGGCTACCGGAAAGACCTGGTGGCAGGTTCCCCCCGTTGCAAAGGTCACTTTCACTGGCATCCTCCCCCCTGGTGTCACCGGAAAGGATGTCATTATTGCTCTCTGCGGCCTCTTCCGCGACGATCAAGTGTTGAACCACGCAATCGAGTTTGCTGGAGGTGAGAGTCTTACTGTCGATGAGCGCTTGACCATCAGCAATATGACAACAGAGTGGGGTGCTCTCGCTGGTGTCTTCCCTGTTGACGATGTGCTCATCTCATGGTACCGTGCCAAGGCCACCACAAACGCCATGTTCAACGGCTCCTCAAAGGACCGCATCAACCACAAGAGAATCGACGAGCTCGAGCAGAACAGAATGTCTGCTGACCCTGGTGCTAAATATGCTAAGGAGCTGTACCTCAACCTCTCAACTCTGTCACCGATTGTCTCAGGACCCAACTCCGTCAAGGTCGCCACCCCCCTGAAcaagctcgaggctgagaaCATTCCCGTGAACAAGGCTTACCTTGTATCTTGCACAAACTCTCGAGCTTCTGATATCGCCGCTGCTGCTCGTGTTTTCCGTGAGGCTGCTAAGGAGGGTAAGCCTGCCAAGGTTGCCCCCGGTGTCGAGTTCTACATCTCTGCGGCATCCGTCCCTGAGCAGAAgattgctgaggaggctggCGACTGGCAGGTGTTGGTTGAAGCTGGCGCCATTCCCATGATTTCAGGCTGCGCACAATGTATCGGACTGGGCAAGGGTCTTCTTGAGCCTGGTGAGGTCGGTATCAGTGCCAGTAACCGTAACTTCAAG GGCCGCATGGGCTCTACATCGGCCAAGGCATACCTCTCCAGCCCCGAGATTGTGGCTGCAAGCGCTCTCCAAGGCAAGATCGCTGGCCCTGGCTGGTACCAGAAGCCTGAgggtgttgagaaggtcaTCATTGGCGAAGGAAGCGGTAACTTTGTTGCTGATAAGGCTTTGTCCATTGAGGATGCtctcgacaagatcatcaacgaGGCCGATGCTttgattgctgctgctgagaagtCAGAGGGTACAGCTGAGGAAGCAAGCcctgctgcttctgaagaGGAGTCGCTGACTGAGATTCTCCCTGGCTTCCCTGAGAAGGTCGAGGGTGAGATTGTCTTCTGTGACAgcgacaacatcaacactgATGGCATCTACCCCG GCAAGTACACATACGAAGATAACATCTCAACAGAGAAAATGGCCGAAGTCTGCATGGAGAACTACGACACCGAGTTCGGCAAGATCGCCCAGCCCGGCGACATCCTCGTCACAGGCTTCAACTTTGGCTGCGGCTCATCCCGCGAGCAAGCCGCGACCgccatcctcgccaagaagatccCGCTTGTGGTCTCGGGCAGCTTCGGCAACATCTTCAGCCgcaacagcatcaacaacgcGCTCATGGGCGTCGAGGTGCCGCGCCTCGTGGAGCGTCTGCGCGAGACGTACAAGAACGACACCGAGAAGCCGCTGACTCGACGAACGGGGTGGAAGTTTGTCTGGGATGTGAGGAGGTCAAAGGTCGTTGTCACGGAAAAGGATGGCAAGCAGTGGGAGCAGAAGGTTGGGGAGTTGCCTGCTAATGTGCAGGAGATTATCGCCAAGGGAGGCCTGGAGAAGTGGGTTAAGTCCAAGATTGAGGCGTGA
- a CDS encoding hypothetical protein (EggNog:ENOG41) — translation MSRIASRCLIHLRQSPPHQAQRHAFSTTPSRHLMSLTGFSENQLTVRDAISKICSEFPNTYWQSHDQDEQDPKEFHAALAKAGWLGIALPESLGGSGLGISEATMMMQTIAESGAGMAGAQSIHANVYATQPLAKFGSREQLEETIPKIVSGEYRVCFGVTEPNAGLDTLRLETVAKENSDGSFSITGQKIWITCAQVASKMILLARTTPLDKVTKSSEGLSLFCIDLNRDQPGLEMRRIKKMGGRAVDANEVFFDNYTIPPSSLVGPKNKGFKMILHGMNAERCLLAGEALGLGYAALTKAASYARTRVVFKRPIGMNQAIAHPLADAYMKLEAAKLATYHAARLYDEGEEEVGVAANSAKYMAAEAAFGAWSVLFRGLRRLVGR, via the exons ATGTCGCGAATAGCTTCACGATGCCTCATTCATCTCCGCCAATCGCCACCTCACCAAGCCCAACGACATgccttctcaacaactccCTCCAGACATCTCATGAGCCTAACAGGATTCTCAGAAAACCAACTAACGGTCCGCGACGCCATCAGCAAAATATGCTCTGAATTCCCCAATACATACTGGCAGTCCCATGACCAAGATGAGCAAGACCCAAAGGAGTTCCACGCTGCTCTCGCAAAAGCCGGCTGGCTTGGTATTGCACTTCCGGAATCACTAGGGGGTTCAGGATTGGGTATCTCAGAGGccacgatgatgatgcagacgATCGCGGAATCAGGCGCTGGTATGGCGGGTGCGCAGAGCATTCATGCTAATGTCTACGCGACGCAACCTCTTGCCAAGTTTGGTTCGAGGGAGCAATTGGAGGAGACTATTCCGAAGATTGTGTCGGGGGAGTATAGAGTGTGCTTTGGAGTCACGGAGCCAAACGCTGGGCTTGATACGCTTCGTCTGGAAACGGTAGCGAAAGAGAACTCTGATGGTTCATTCAGCATCACGGGTCAGAAGATTTGGATAACTTGTGCGCAAGTAGCCTCGAAGATGATACTCCTCGCGAGAACTACACCACTAGACAAAGTCACAAAGTCAAGCGAAggtctctccctcttctgtATTGATCTCAACCGTGACCAACCAGGTCTCGAGATGCGACGGATCAAGAAAATGGGCGGCAGAGCCGTCGACGCCAATGAAGTATTCTTCGACAACTACACCATTCCCCCCTCATCCCTCGTCGGACCCAAAAACAAAGGTTTCAAAATGATCCTCCACGGCATGAACGCTGAGCGCTGCCTCCTCGCCGGCGAAGCCCTCGGTCTCGGCTACGCAGCCCTCACCAAAGCAGCATCCTACGCACGAACACGCGTTGTATTCAAACGGCCAATCGGGATGAACCAGGCAATAGCTCACCCACTGGCCGACGCGTACATGAAGCTTGAAGCTGCAAAACTGGCGACGTACCACGCTGCGAGGCTGTATGACGAgggggaggaagaggttgGGGTCGCGGCGAATAGTGCAAAGTACATGGCTGCTGAAGCGGCGTTTGGGGCGT GGAGTGTCTTGTTCCGAGGATTGCGCCGGTTAGTAGGGAGATGA
- a CDS encoding hypothetical protein (EggNog:ENOG41), which translates to MARTPVSTKKAPAVPQSLMNQAIIANGFVFTSGGVAMDPKTGKIIDGDIEAHTRQIISNLGAILEEAGSSLNDVIEVNIYLSDMKYYAKMNQVYAEYWGDVKPARTCVAVKSLPMNANIEIKCVGVVTKPKSKL; encoded by the exons ATGGCACGAACACCAGTTTCTACAAAGAAGGCCCCCGCTGTGCCGCAAAGCTTGATGAACcaggccatcatcgccaatgGCTTCGTCTTCACATCCGGCGGCGTCGCAATGGACCCCAAGACGGGCAAGATTATTGACGGCGACATCGAAGCTCACACA CGCCAAATCATTTCTAACCTCGGCGCCattcttgaggaagctggtTCGAGCCTGAATGATGTGATTGAGGTCAACATTTACTTGTCTGATATGAAGTACTACGCCAAGATGAACCAGGTGTATGCTGAGTATTGGGGTGATGTCAAACCTGCTAGAAC ATGTGTTGCTGTCAAGAGTCTTCCGATGAACGCCAATATTGAGATCAAGTGTGTCGGAGTCGTtaccaagcccaagtcaaAGCTGTGA
- a CDS encoding hypothetical protein (CAZy:GH20): MLKEYLVAGILLASPLLAVAQDLIPPILEKADSFVEETWSVDSSPKVIYIENKFASVSDGDGLTLIPPTAQEFATTFQDDLAKITGSNWTLKHVDSLPNNASGISLGSYTGESSDLTYENGKSTTEGYEIIINSNRVFIGGSGARGMWWGTRTFLQLLLAGNGTITSTLGRDAPAYATRGYMLDAGRKWYSKDFLKELCSYASFFKMNEFHYHLSDNYPLNRGKNESWRDVYSHFSLLPEDKSLRGILHGRENETLSRDEFTELQSHCASRGVTVIPEIEAPGHSLYLTKWKPELALAKKDLLNLTHPDTFPTVQSIWKEFLPWFKTKEVHIGADEYDAELADDYIAFVNKMSRFINSTSNKRSRIWGTHEPSKRNQTIDKTVIIQHWQYGQSDPIQLVKDGYDIINSEDWWAYTSLKNDHMPILPARYPQFFNESRVFNFADKEEWQWTPADFNPVNASLQLESDEERLRGATLAAWNDNGPDSSTQLEAYYSMRRGIAVVGGRAWSGSRGPKLVEETSDSSVDFYSPRAPDQNLDRVLSLGGNGTLVSWTRSDGDGKEVHLGHGSKGMNYTLTLSITGPFNLSGPDNTLSLDDSGNMVFTADGWEYPLRKVTKDDALDLDPGAPGRIWVNTSSTHKPVKVSTPVNITLVTDVLHGTVVFSDGEAVGRFEVFVYGGRNTQFSWSQMAFVAPLDKIEGGLGRLELTGASNFTEAGGSGGKESADVPKGSEAVRCSVSSAFILLGLVVGGLLLVSL, translated from the coding sequence ATGTTGAAGGAATATCTGGTCGCAGGCATTCTGCTTGCTTCGCCTCTGCTGGCTGTAGCACAAGACCTCATCCCTCCGATTCTTGAAAAAGCTGATTCTTTTGTGGAAGAGACTTGGTCTGTTGATTCAAGTCCAAAGGTCATTTACATCGAAAATAAGTTTGCGTCTGTGTCggatggcgatggtcttACTTTGATTCCACCTACCGCCCAAGAGTTCGCAACAACCTTTCAAGATGATCTCGCCAAGATCACAGGGTCCAACTGGACGCTGAAGCACGTCGACTCACTTCCCAACAACGCCAGCGGAATCTCTCTTGGTTCATACACCGGAGAATCTTCTGATCTCACATACGAGAACGGAAAATCAACAACAGAAGGCtacgagatcatcatcaactccaaccGCGTATTCATCGGTGGATCAGGCGCACGAGGAATGTGGTGGGGAACCAGGAcatttcttcaacttctcctcgCTGGCAACGGAACGATTACTAGTACTCTTGGTCGAGATGCTCCGGCTTACGCTACCAGAGGATATATGCTTGATGCAGGGAGAAAATGGTATTCGAAGGACTTTCTCAAAGAGCTATGCAGCTATGCTTCATTCTTCAAGATGAATGAGTTTCACTATCATCTTAGTGATAACTATCCGCTGAACCGTGGCAAGAATGAGAGTTGGAGGGATGTCTACTCGCATTTTTCGCTGTTGCCGGAGGATAAATCGCTGAGGGGTATCCTGCATGGGCGTGAGAACGAGACACTGTCTAGAGATGAATTCACGGAACTGCAGAGCCACTGCGCTTCGCGAGGTGTCACCGTCATTCCGGAGATTGAGGCGCCAGGTCATTCTCTGTATCTCACCAAATGGAAACCGGAGCTTGCCCTAGCCAAAAAGGATTTGCTCAACTTGACGCATCCTGATACCTTCCCAACGGTACAGAGTATCTGGAAAGAGTTCCTACCATGGTTCAAGACGAAAGAAGTCCACATTGGTGCTGATGAATACGACGCCGAACTTGCCGATGACTACATCGCCTTCGTCAACAAAATGAGCCGCTTCATAAACTCAACATCCAACAAGCGAAGTCGAATCTGGGGCACTCACGAACCTTCGAAACGCAACCAAACAATCGACAAAACCGTCATCATTCAGCACTGGCAATACGGCCAATCTGACCCTATCCAACTCGTCAAAGACGGCtacgacatcatcaactcagAAGACTGGTGGGCCTACACAAGTCTCAAAAACGACCACATGCCCATCCTCCCAGCGCGCTACCCGCAGTTCTTCAACGAGAGTCGTGTTTTCAACTTTGCGGATAAGGAGGAGTGGCAGTGGACGCCTGCTGATTTCAACCCTGTTAATGCAAGTCTGCAGCTTGAGAGTGATGAGGAGAGGTTGAGGGGTGCGACTTTGGCGGCGTGGAATGATAATGGGCCTGATTCGAGTACGCAACTTGAGGCATATTATTCGATGAGGAGGGGTATTGCGGTGGTGGGAGGGAGGGCGTGGAGTGGGAGTCGTGGACCGAAGTTGGTGGAGGAGACGAGTGATAGTAGTGTTGACTTTTACTCCCCGAGGGCTCCGGATCAGAATCTTGATAGGGTGCTGTCTCTTGGGGGTAATGGGACGTTGGTATCGTGGACTCGTTCAGATGGCGATGGGAAGGAAGTTCATCTTGGTCATGGGAGCAAGGGGATGAACTACACCCTCACGCTCTCCATCACAGGCCCATTCAACCTTTCCGGGCCCGACAATACTCTATCCTTGGATGATAGCGGAAATATGGTCTTCACCGCCGATGGATGGGAGTATCCCCTCCGCAAAGTCACAAAAGACGACGCCCTCGATCTTGACCCTGGAGCTCCAGGCCGTATCTGGGTGAACACTTCATCCACGCACAAGCCCGTCAAAGTGTCTACTCCTGTTAACATCACTTTGGTGACGGACGTTCTACACGGAACGGTTGTGTTTAGCGATGGTGAAGCGGTGGGAAGGTTTGAAGTCTTTGTGTATGGAGGGAGGAATACGCAGTTTAGTTGGAGTCAGATGGCTTTTGTTGCGCCGCTGGATAAGATTGAGGGAGGTCTGGGGCGTTTGGAATTGACAGGGGCTTCTAACTTTACCGAAGCAGGGGGATCGGGTGGAAAAGAGAGTGCTGATGTTCCGAAGGGGAGTGAGGCTGTTCGATGTTCCGTTTCTTCAGCTTTCATTCTGTTAGGGTTGGTCGTGGGAGGCTTGCTACTCGTATCATTGTGA
- a CDS encoding hypothetical protein (EggNog:ENOG41~MEROPS:MER0000943), translating to MAWKVILPVVTFIILTSAAQVPREIQWTEDTFGPDGPWRGVSVQIGSSPTSISLYPGGTWETWLISDDYCERGTCYASKAGTYDKRTGDRTGLNILVELDNFMQGVNLEGDTSIRYRDDIMFGEINTINSTIALLDAQKIKYPGGQTVPFFAGCLSLGGPGSVNQSFEQPDGKPATNGSMPPGWFWENEFTPSNSYGMHIGSVKPSVAGSLWFGGYDKNRVIGEVLTLSGSPRDDGITLWDIAIEGVGDHSPFTSKSKNNLLAKGNSSITSGLKVTVDGCSPYLTLPKSTCDNIAEHLPVNFNSDLGLYIWDTKSDQYDEIVNSATALSFSFIPDTNTDPVKIRVPFMHLNLTLSEPIVDNPIPYFPCHVNNNGRYVLGRSFLQDAFIGANWHPDANRWWLAQAPGPRVQATTDVTSIEVKDKTISKGGNNWEASWKGVWDDEPAASPSTTPTKAASPSEQDEVESKPSMPTATKVGIAVGAGATLCLIALGLGIFLWRRRRRAQGQQSETLPTHYKDNSDGFSVNWPSALPPQEMHVPRHKLPPYEMSADERRIYEMYVHESQQKRPLTQRYELA from the coding sequence ATGGCCTGGAAAGTCATCTTACCCGTGGTTACCTTCATTATTCTCACATCTGCTGCCCAAGTCCCTCGAGAAATTCAATGGACGGAGGACACATTCGGACCTGATGGTCCCTGGCGCGGTGTCAGCGTCCAGATTGGAAGCAGTCCCACTTCCATTTCACTATATCCTGGCGGGACGTGGGAAACCTGGCTTATCAGCGATGATTACTGCGAACGAGGAACGTGCTATGCTTCGAAAGCAGGTACTTACGACAAAAGAACCGGCGACCGAACTGGCTTGAATATCCTCGTGGAACTGGATAACTTCATGCAAGGTGTGAATCTCGAAGGCGACACGAGCATTCGATACCGAGACGATATAATGTTTGGCGAGATTAATACTATCAACTCGACTATCGCTTTGCTTGACGCGCAGAAGATTAAATATCCAGGTGGTCAGACCGTACCTTTCTTTGCGGGTTGTCTGAGTTTGGGCGGTCCAGGATCCGTCAACCAATCCTTTGAACAACCCGATGGGAAACCTGCTACCAATGGCAGTATGCCACCTGGATGGTTCTGGGAGAACGAGTTCACACCGTCCAATTCCTATGGTATGCACATCGGATCCGTCAAGCCCTCTGTTGCTGGTTCTCTCTGGTTCGGTGGATATGATAAGAACCGCGTTATTGGGGAAGTGCTCACGCTGAGCGGAAGTCCGAGAGATGACGGTATCACACTTTGGGATATTGCCATTGAAGGTGTTGGTGATCACTCACCGTTTacttccaagtccaagaatAATCTCTTAGCCAAGGGCAACTCCTCTATCACTAGCGGTCTGAAAGTCACTGTGGACGGATGCTCTCCATACCTCACCCTCCCAAAGTCCACTTGCGACAATATCGCCGAACACCTTCCCGTCAACTTCAATTCTGACCTTGGTCTCTACATCTGGGACACAAAGTCAGATCAATACGACGAAATCGTCAACTCTGCGACTGCTTTATCATTCTCGTTCATACCAGACACGAACACCGACCCCGTCAAGATCAGAGTTCCATTCATGCATCTCAACCTCACTCTTTCGGAGCCAATTGTCGATAACCCTATTCCCTACTTCCCATGCCATGTGAACAATAATGGAAGATATGTCCTCGGACGATCGTTTCTACAAGATGCTTTTATCGGAGCGAACTGGCATCCTGATGCCAACAGGTGGTGGCTGGCTCAAGCACCAGGTCCCAGAGTTCAAGCGACGACAGACGTCACGTCAATTGAGGTCAAGGATAAGACTATCAGCAAGGGTGGAAACAACTGGGAAGCTTCATGGAAAGGTGTCTGGGACGATGAGCCAGCGGCATCGCCATCGACCACTCCAACCAAAGCGGCTAGTCCCTCagaacaagatgaagttgaatcAAAGCCCTCCATGCCAACCGCCACAAAGGTCGGAATCGCCGTCGGAGCAGGTGCTACCCTCTGTCTCATCGCTCTTGGTCTCGGTATCTTCTTGTGGCGACGGCGCCGtagagctcaaggccaacagTCTGAGACGCTACCAACGCATTATAAAGATAACTCCGATGGCTTTTCGGTAAATTGGCCTAGTGCCTTGCCGCCGCAAGAAATGCATGTTCCCAGGCATAAATTGCCTCCGTATGAGATGTCAGCGGATGAGAGGCGGATATATGAGATGTATGTTCATGAGTCGCAGCAGAAGCGGCCATTGACGCAGCGATACGAGTTGGCATGA
- a CDS encoding hypothetical protein (CAZy:GT8), producing MSSKRLRVVFIAAITTLFFFYFQSQTGERTSWLSHAEKNVDWSRFAYTQYVTNSQYLCNSLMFFEALKRHGSRPDRVMMVPESMLEPEMVNSSDAYLLNKAREEYSVKLVPITIQTNWAGDATWADSYTKLLAFNQTNYDRVLSIDSDSLLLQAMDELFFLPDAPVAMPRAYWISPEKVLSSQLMLIQPSEIEFSRIMERVQSVKSGEYDMEIVNQLYGDSALIFPHRRYDLLSGEFRNDKHAQYLGSELGTWDPAAAYSEAKLIHFSDWPLPKPWKPMLEEDRLAAQPNCTQTTSGEEDCTARIIWNSLYSDFRAKRKNIVQKLQELPVPQCPTKQYTTGSQILEIIDKAKPHRKVEIENDPNDEDNDVIGQVCWSKIRKSPVLEENFWPSIRKHILADDPDAIPIKAICTICWDELRVTCISPDDKHDFGFFAPCGHIMCRVCWPREYNPSHSPFQDCRL from the exons ATGTCATCAAAGCGCCTTCGCGTTGTTTTTATTGCGGCTATTACTACACTCTTTTTCTTCTACTTTCAAAGCCAAACAGGAGAAAGAACATCATGGCTATCACATGCCGAAAAGAACGTTGACTGGTCACGTTTCGCATACACACAATATGTCACCAACAGCCAGTATTTGTGTAACTCACTTATGTTCTTTGAAGCTTTGAAGCGTCATGGAAGTCGACCGGATCGTGTTATGATGGTCCCAGAAAGCATGCTCGAGCCAGAGATGGTCAACTCAAGCGATGCGTATCTGTTGAACAAAGCGCGTGAAGAGTATAGCGTCAAGCTTGTTCCGATTACCATTCAGACCAACTGGGCAGGCGACG CTACGTGGGCAGACTCATACACCAAGCTTCTGGCATTTAACCAGACTAATTACGATCGTGTGCTGTCCATAGATTCAGATTCTCTTCTGCTACAAGCAATGGACGAACTGTTCTTCCTGCCAGATGCACCTGTGGCTATGCCTCGAGCATACTGGATATCTCCCGAGAAAGTCCTTTCCTCACAACTCATGCTCATCCAGCCTTCGGAGATAGAGTTCTCCCGAATCATGGAAAGAGTACAATCAGTGAAGTCTGGCGAGTATGACATGGAAATTGTCAACCAGTTGTATGGCGACAGCGCCTTGATCTTTCCCCACCGCCGCTACGACCTCCTCAGTGGAGAGTTCCGCAACGACAAGCATGCGCAGTACCTTGGTTCAGAGCTGGGAACCTGGGACCCTGCTGCGGCGTATAGCGAGGCTAAGCTAATTCACTTTTCGGATTGGCCGCTACCGAAACCCTGGAAGCCTATGCTTGAGGAAGATAGACTTGCAGCACAACCAAATTGTACACAAACGACAAGCGGGGAAGAGGATTGTACCGCGAGGATAATCTGGAACTCGCTGTATTCTGACTTTAGAGCGAAGCGAAAG AACATCGTCCAGAAGCTCCAGGAGCTTCCTGTTCCTCAGTGTCCTACCAAGCAATACACCACAGGCTCCCAGATTCTTGAGATTATTGACAAGGCAAAGCCCCACCGCaaagttgagattgagaacgACCCTAACGATGAGGACAATGATGTTATAGGGCAGGTCTGCTGGTCTAAAATCCGGAAGTCCCCTGTCTTGGAGGAAAACTTCTGGCCTAGCATCCGAAAACACATCCTCGCCGATGATCCCGACGCCATACCCATTAAAGCCATATGTACCATCTGCTGGGATGAACTTCGAGTAACATGTATCTCCCCCGATGACAAACACGACTTCGGTTTTTTTGCGCCTTGCGGCCACATCATGTGTCGTGTATGCTGGCCACGCGAGTATAACCCGTCGCACTCTCCCTTTCAAGACTGCC GATTGTGA